A genomic stretch from Thermodesulfobacteriota bacterium includes:
- the lspA gene encoding signal peptidase II, with protein sequence MKGPLLTAALLAAADQATKAWVVIALPPYLPREVVPGLLDLVYVRNTGVAFSLLAGLGGGWVKPLLIAATLAAMAALLFYLWRLPRKGAAPYAVGLVLGGAAGNLVDRARLGYVIDFIDLHLRGFHWPTFNVADIGISVGVALLIADMVFVKDLPLPGGREG encoded by the coding sequence GCCGCCCTGCTGGCGGCCGCCGACCAGGCGACGAAGGCGTGGGTCGTCATCGCCCTCCCGCCGTACCTTCCGCGCGAGGTCGTGCCCGGACTGCTCGACCTGGTTTACGTCCGCAACACGGGAGTGGCCTTCAGCCTGCTGGCGGGGCTCGGCGGCGGGTGGGTGAAGCCGCTTTTGATCGCCGCGACGCTGGCCGCGATGGCCGCGCTGCTCTTCTACCTGTGGCGGCTACCCCGGAAAGGCGCCGCCCCGTACGCCGTCGGCCTGGTCCTCGGAGGGGCCGCCGGCAACCTGGTCGACCGGGCGCGGCTGGGGTACGTGATCGATTTCATCGACCTCCATCTGCGCGGGTTCCACTGGCCGACGTTCAACGTCGCCGACATCGGTATCTCCGTCGGCGTCGCCCTCCTCATCGCGGACATGGTCTTCGTCAAAGATCTCCCACTCCCCGGCGGGAGGGAAGGGTAA